One genomic segment of Candidatus Hydrogenedens sp. includes these proteins:
- a CDS encoding aspartate-semialdehyde dehydrogenase — MNLRSVAVVGATGLVGRKMIETLEQRNFPIKSIKFLASERSRGRKLPFKGEEIDVEVLDENSFKGVEIALFSAGGGTSKKFAPIAVKDGCVVVDNSSAWRMDPEVPLVVPEVNAHEIKNHKGIIANPNCSTIQMVVVLKPIHDYAKIKRVVVSTYQAVSGAGQKAVQELLDQMRAYIEGKPIGVNVFPHQILFNCIPQIPQKDAFEANGYTNEEMKMVNETKKIMGDPSIQVTATTVRVPVINSHSESVNIQTERKITADEARKLLSNAPGVILMDDPAKQLYPLATIAVGRWETFVGRIREDISHPSALDLWIVADNLLKGAAYNAVQIAEYL, encoded by the coding sequence ATGAATCTGAGGTCTGTTGCTGTTGTAGGTGCTACAGGTTTAGTCGGTAGAAAAATGATAGAGACATTAGAGCAAAGGAATTTTCCGATAAAATCGATTAAATTTCTTGCATCGGAACGTTCACGTGGAAGGAAATTGCCTTTTAAGGGTGAAGAAATAGATGTTGAGGTTCTGGATGAGAATTCATTTAAAGGGGTTGAGATTGCCCTGTTTAGTGCGGGTGGAGGCACGAGTAAAAAATTTGCACCGATTGCAGTAAAAGATGGATGTGTTGTTGTTGATAATTCAAGTGCATGGCGGATGGATCCGGAGGTTCCGTTAGTAGTGCCTGAAGTTAATGCCCATGAGATAAAGAATCATAAGGGAATTATTGCGAATCCGAATTGTTCCACGATACAGATGGTTGTCGTTTTGAAGCCGATACATGATTATGCGAAGATAAAACGAGTTGTTGTTTCTACCTATCAGGCAGTCTCTGGTGCAGGACAAAAAGCAGTGCAGGAATTATTGGACCAGATGCGTGCGTATATAGAAGGGAAACCGATTGGAGTTAACGTTTTTCCGCACCAGATTTTGTTTAACTGCATTCCTCAGATACCTCAGAAGGATGCGTTTGAGGCGAATGGCTATACAAATGAAGAGATGAAAATGGTCAATGAAACGAAGAAGATTATGGGCGACCCAAGTATCCAAGTCACAGCGACAACCGTTCGTGTTCCTGTGATTAATAGCCATAGTGAATCAGTTAATATACAAACAGAGCGGAAGATAACCGCAGATGAAGCCCGTAAACTTCTATCAAACGCTCCAGGAGTTATTTTGATGGATGACCCTGCAAAACAATTATATCCACTTGCTACCATTGCAGTGGGGCGTTGGGAAACTTTTGTCGGTAGGATTCGTGAGGATATATCTCATCCTTCCGCACTTGATTTATGGATTGTTGCGGATAATTTACTAAAGGGTGCTGCATATAATGCAGTTCAAATCGCGGAGTATTTGTGA
- a CDS encoding DUF1559 domain-containing protein encodes MRKHGFTLIELLVVIAIIGILAAILLPALARAREAARRSSCQNNLKQWGLVFKMYSNESKGERFPPLELEAAQRDDNGQWDLFFAAGPKVKAIYPEYLTDPSIVICPSDSQDTVNDTLKGDSFPTLGITPDDFHFGFYLGGGTGVNVIDASYAYFGWVFDRMGDNPGDLVPINSLPPEVQMFVNLIGSVSLTGDQLVPAQLPLAIAQLALNHPQGVAAIQAADSHSAPSPAQITDLNNGVDGDVSGSLLVGYGNGGSNTVYRLREGIERFMITDINNPAATAQAQSSIFIMIDQLGTGGTTLLFNHIPGGCNVLYLDGHVEFIRYPTKQPINQGVANIMGLFEAS; translated from the coding sequence ATGAGGAAACATGGCTTCACATTAATTGAATTGCTTGTCGTTATAGCAATCATAGGTATTCTTGCAGCGATATTACTGCCTGCATTAGCACGTGCCCGTGAAGCGGCCCGTCGCTCCAGTTGCCAGAACAACCTCAAACAATGGGGATTAGTGTTTAAGATGTATTCGAATGAATCCAAAGGAGAACGTTTTCCACCGTTAGAATTAGAAGCAGCACAACGCGATGATAACGGACAATGGGATTTATTTTTTGCCGCAGGACCTAAAGTAAAGGCTATTTATCCTGAATATCTAACTGACCCATCCATTGTTATTTGTCCATCCGATTCTCAAGACACTGTCAATGACACATTAAAAGGTGATAGTTTCCCCACATTAGGAATAACACCAGATGACTTCCATTTCGGTTTCTATCTCGGTGGTGGAACAGGTGTTAATGTAATTGATGCCAGTTACGCTTACTTCGGCTGGGTATTCGACCGTATGGGAGACAATCCAGGAGATTTAGTACCGATAAATTCACTTCCACCTGAAGTGCAAATGTTTGTAAATCTAATCGGAAGTGTGAGTTTAACAGGAGACCAGCTCGTTCCTGCTCAACTTCCACTTGCCATCGCTCAATTGGCTCTTAACCATCCACAAGGTGTAGCAGCAATACAAGCAGCCGATTCACATTCTGCCCCAAGCCCAGCTCAAATTACAGATTTAAATAATGGTGTGGATGGTGATGTTTCTGGCAGTTTGCTCGTAGGCTACGGTAATGGTGGCTCAAATACAGTCTACCGTCTTCGTGAAGGTATTGAACGATTTATGATTACAGATATTAATAACCCTGCCGCTACAGCACAAGCACAAAGTAGTATCTTTATTATGATTGACCAATTAGGCACAGGTGGAACAACTCTACTTTTCAATCACATTCCTGGTGGTTGTAATGTATTATATCTCGATGGTCATGTCGAATTTATTCGCTACCCAACGAAACAACCCATCAACCAGGGTGTAGCAAATATCATGGGATTATTTGAAGCCTCATAA
- the secA gene encoding preprotein translocase subunit SecA, which yields MIFKVIEWIFGSSKERAVRKLLPLLDAVREEEPRIVKMTNAELRNQTAILKEKLSQGASLDDLLPHAFAVVRETAKRVVGLRPFDVQIIGGIVLHQGGIAEMVTGEGKTLVATMPVYLNALTGEGVHVVTVNDYLARRDAEWMGPIYQFLGLTVGLIQHDMGLYERQVGYRADITYGTNNEFGFDYLRDNMAVRKDFQVQRGLNYAIVDEVDSILIDEARTPLIISGRPERSSDIYVKVDEVVRRLRRGEHYEVDEKQRYVLITDEGMEQAERLLGVDDLFTDTNIGIVHILEQSIRAHNLYHRDKDYIVRNGEVLIVDEFTGRALEGRRYSDGLHQAIEAKERVPIRFESQTIATITYQNYFRMYKKLAGMTGTAITEALEFSKIYGLEVTQIPTNLPLIREDLNDLVFATENGKFHYVVKEIQRIHATDRPILVGTVSIEKSEKLSAMLQEVGIDDFQVLNAKHHEREAVIIANAGKKSAITIATNMAGRGTDIKLAEGVRELGGLYIIGTERHEARRIDNQLRGRAGRQGDPGTTRFYVSLEDEVARLFGGDRVKRLLDMFGSNSEMDAQPLSQRMVSRSIERAQRQVEEYNYEIRKHLLEYDEVMDKQRKYIYAMRQDVLEDKDVTERLKEMFSNIIADTLDQFAPEDQLPEQWDIEGLQKQLKKIFGIDFDLSGESDDEPLSLQESILKQVLKEYEHRHELLEKELQKQYENQIKEGMSLPPVNFKKLARKRIHELELMVLLRAVDEKWIDHLYEMDYLRESVRLRAYGQRDPLLEYKQEAFELFQNLIQSIEMNVVQSLFRITDPEYRKKRQIPIRTSAGTAEDDPFAHLQRYSYIAADKEADRSFSAFDTRKFALGGQSVPDGSSKEESEEEKPKRVPVRVGPKVGPNDPCPCGSGKKYKKCCGKQLV from the coding sequence GTGATATTCAAAGTTATTGAATGGATATTCGGTTCAAGTAAAGAACGAGCGGTGCGGAAACTTCTACCGTTGTTAGATGCAGTCCGTGAAGAAGAACCTCGTATCGTCAAAATGACAAATGCAGAGTTGCGAAACCAAACAGCAATATTAAAAGAAAAACTCTCGCAAGGTGCAAGTTTGGATGATTTACTTCCCCATGCTTTTGCGGTAGTTCGTGAAACAGCCAAACGAGTTGTTGGGTTAAGACCTTTTGACGTGCAGATTATTGGTGGCATTGTTCTCCATCAAGGTGGCATTGCAGAAATGGTTACAGGCGAAGGAAAGACATTAGTTGCTACAATGCCTGTATACTTAAATGCCTTAACTGGAGAAGGCGTACATGTAGTTACCGTAAATGACTATTTAGCACGCCGTGACGCGGAATGGATGGGACCTATCTACCAGTTCTTAGGTCTAACCGTTGGACTCATCCAACATGACATGGGACTCTATGAACGACAGGTAGGATACCGCGCAGACATTACCTACGGTACCAACAACGAATTCGGTTTTGATTACCTACGCGACAACATGGCTGTAAGAAAAGATTTCCAAGTTCAACGCGGATTAAATTATGCTATTGTCGACGAGGTCGACTCCATACTCATTGATGAAGCAAGAACACCCCTTATTATTTCAGGTCGTCCTGAACGTAGCTCAGATATTTACGTAAAGGTAGACGAGGTCGTTCGCAGGTTACGTCGTGGCGAACATTACGAAGTAGATGAGAAACAGCGATATGTATTGATAACCGACGAAGGCATGGAACAGGCAGAACGATTATTAGGAGTTGATGACCTTTTCACAGATACCAATATCGGCATTGTCCATATCTTGGAACAATCCATTCGTGCCCATAATTTATATCATCGAGACAAAGACTATATTGTCCGCAATGGCGAAGTACTTATTGTTGACGAATTTACAGGTAGAGCCCTTGAAGGACGGCGTTACTCTGACGGATTACATCAGGCGATTGAAGCAAAAGAACGTGTGCCTATCCGTTTCGAATCACAGACAATAGCCACTATTACTTATCAGAATTACTTCCGAATGTATAAAAAATTAGCAGGTATGACAGGAACCGCTATCACTGAAGCTTTAGAATTCAGTAAAATCTACGGATTGGAAGTAACACAAATACCAACAAATTTACCCTTAATCCGTGAAGACTTGAATGACCTCGTCTTTGCAACAGAAAACGGTAAATTCCATTATGTCGTAAAAGAAATTCAACGAATTCATGCAACAGACCGACCTATCCTCGTCGGAACTGTAAGCATAGAAAAATCGGAAAAATTATCAGCAATGCTCCAGGAAGTAGGAATTGACGATTTCCAGGTTTTAAATGCAAAACATCACGAACGCGAAGCCGTGATTATCGCTAACGCTGGAAAAAAATCCGCAATTACAATCGCCACCAACATGGCAGGACGTGGTACAGACATCAAATTGGCTGAAGGTGTCCGTGAATTAGGTGGATTATATATCATTGGCACAGAACGACACGAAGCACGTCGTATTGACAATCAATTACGAGGCCGTGCTGGCAGACAAGGTGACCCTGGCACCACACGTTTCTACGTAAGTCTTGAGGATGAAGTAGCCCGTCTGTTCGGTGGCGACCGCGTTAAACGTCTACTGGATATGTTCGGTAGTAATAGCGAAATGGATGCACAACCATTAAGTCAAAGAATGGTTTCGAGGTCAATTGAACGAGCCCAAAGACAAGTTGAAGAGTACAACTACGAAATTCGAAAACACCTCCTTGAATATGATGAAGTCATGGATAAACAAAGAAAATATATCTACGCAATGCGTCAGGATGTGCTTGAAGATAAAGATGTAACTGAACGATTAAAGGAAATGTTCTCTAATATTATTGCCGACACCCTTGACCAATTTGCCCCAGAAGACCAATTACCAGAACAATGGGACATAGAAGGACTTCAAAAACAATTAAAGAAAATTTTCGGTATTGATTTCGACTTAAGTGGTGAATCCGATGACGAACCTTTATCTTTGCAAGAAAGTATATTAAAACAAGTTTTGAAAGAATACGAACATCGACATGAACTTCTTGAAAAAGAATTACAAAAACAGTATGAGAATCAAATAAAAGAAGGCATGTCCTTACCACCAGTAAACTTTAAAAAGTTAGCACGAAAACGCATTCACGAATTGGAATTAATGGTTCTTTTACGAGCAGTAGATGAAAAATGGATTGACCATCTTTACGAAATGGATTATTTACGCGAATCGGTGCGATTGCGTGCTTATGGACAACGGGACCCCTTACTCGAATATAAACAAGAGGCTTTCGAACTATTCCAAAATCTGATACAGTCCATCGAGATGAATGTTGTCCAATCCCTGTTCCGAATCACCGACCCTGAATATCGCAAAAAACGCCAAATACCAATACGCACCTCCGCTGGAACTGCGGAGGATGACCCCTTCGCACATTTGCAACGATATAGTTACATCGCAGCGGACAAAGAAGCTGACCGTAGTTTTTCTGCTTTCGATACCCGAAAATTCGCATTAGGTGGACAATCTGTGCCAGATGGTTCATCAAAGGAAGAAAGTGAAGAAGAAAAACCGAAACGTGTCCCTGTTCGCGTAGGACCCAAAGTAGGACCTAATGACCCTTGCCCCTGTGGCAGTGGAAAGAAGTATAAAAAATGCTGTGGAAAACAACTCGTCTAA
- a CDS encoding prepilin-type N-terminal cleavage/methylation domain-containing protein, protein MKKQGFTLIELLVVIAIIGILASILLPALARAREAARRSSCQNNLKQWGLIFKMYANESKGEKFPPMDVEAERNDYYGIYSNYFNVGPKVNAVYPEYLTDLSIIICPSDSKETIQSLKAVSLEPQIAEALGLAPEDFHISFHLHGEWGVNMIDASYAYLGWVFDKSGDNPSDLLKVSELRQEVNLLIQFIEQGSLSEDLLVPAQFPYAFTQMILNSPEAVTAMYTARNHGEPTPAQLTKLYQTIDSDISGELLEGFGNGGSNTVYRLREGIERFLITDINNPSASAQAQSTIFVMFDQIGARGTITLFNHLPGGCNVLYLDGHVEFIQYPTKQPVNQPIANIMSLFSA, encoded by the coding sequence ATGAAGAAACAGGGTTTTACTTTGATTGAACTACTGGTTGTCATTGCCATCATCGGCATCCTTGCATCAATATTACTACCTGCATTAGCACGAGCACGCGAGGCAGCGCGTCGTTCCAGTTGTCAAAACAACCTGAAACAATGGGGATTGATTTTTAAAATGTATGCCAACGAATCAAAAGGTGAAAAATTTCCTCCCATGGATGTAGAAGCGGAACGAAATGACTATTACGGTATATATTCCAATTATTTCAATGTGGGACCAAAAGTAAATGCTGTCTATCCTGAATACTTAACAGACCTATCAATAATTATCTGTCCATCCGATTCTAAAGAAACTATTCAATCCTTAAAAGCCGTGAGTTTAGAACCACAAATAGCCGAAGCCTTAGGATTAGCACCTGAGGATTTTCATATCAGTTTTCACCTTCACGGAGAATGGGGAGTTAACATGATTGATGCAAGTTATGCCTATTTAGGATGGGTATTTGACAAATCGGGAGACAATCCATCAGATTTGCTAAAGGTCAGTGAACTGCGTCAAGAAGTAAATTTGCTTATTCAATTTATTGAACAGGGTTCACTTTCAGAGGATCTATTAGTGCCTGCTCAGTTCCCTTACGCTTTTACACAGATGATATTAAATAGTCCCGAAGCGGTAACAGCCATGTATACCGCTCGCAATCACGGAGAACCCACACCAGCACAACTTACAAAACTATATCAGACCATTGACAGTGATATATCAGGCGAATTACTTGAAGGATTCGGCAACGGAGGTTCAAATACTGTGTATCGTCTTCGTGAGGGAATTGAACGATTTCTAATAACAGATATTAATAATCCTTCTGCCTCCGCTCAGGCACAAAGTACTATCTTCGTAATGTTCGACCAGATAGGTGCCCGCGGAACAATTACATTGTTTAATCATTTGCCTGGCGGGTGTAATGTTCTGTATTTAGATGGACATGTAGAATTCATTCAATACCCAACAAAACAACCTGTTAACCAACCAATAGCAAATATTATGTCATTGTTCTCAGCATAG
- the trxA gene encoding thioredoxin, with protein sequence MSLRFTKDNFASETSTGVSLVDFWAEWCGPCRMISPIIDELAKEYEGRVKIGKVNVDEEMELAEQFGVSSIPTLVILKDGNEVKRFIGLTQKAVISSALESFLG encoded by the coding sequence ATGTCATTGAGATTTACGAAAGATAATTTTGCATCTGAAACATCTACAGGAGTTAGTTTAGTTGATTTTTGGGCAGAGTGGTGCGGTCCGTGTCGAATGATAAGTCCAATTATTGATGAGTTGGCTAAGGAATATGAAGGTAGAGTTAAGATAGGAAAAGTGAATGTAGATGAGGAGATGGAGTTGGCGGAACAATTTGGTGTTTCGAGTATTCCGACACTGGTAATATTGAAAGATGGAAATGAAGTAAAACGGTTTATAGGTTTAACTCAAAAAGCAGTTATTTCTTCAGCACTTGAGTCATTTTTAGGTTAG
- a CDS encoding transglutaminase-like domain-containing protein, whose amino-acid sequence MLWKTTRLIVYIAIILFWAGMMTLLFIREGYFSKSSWSFPQKRWEEPKEWVVGLYTNDDKRIGFIQTWTQPDQLSPYGPAFKLNLLSRLETVIFSTPVKLSIDGFAWFSEKKGLENFQLTFRSEDIRIMIYGEYNDQQLKGKIITGKEEIPYSIPVGKNVLLAGGPALPLMDTPVLEPGQSISVDVFDPLSMSTQKAIITSQGKELLHVIGEEVETYRMTVTLGGLTSTIWVTPDQDLIQAHTPFGLKLKKISTTEALNTRPEDTGNLIVSTAIKPKGVKPFRGAKQMWVKIDGISETNPLPTSPYQVHTPQGYFISPPVEVKSVPLTEKLIRDIPPNTLSGDAFVQVEHPKIKQLAQEIVGNEQDLWIKSKKIFDWVYNNIEKKITINIPSALSVLESKQGDCNEHTVLFTALARAVGIPTRVCLGLVWSDELQAFGYHAWAEVFVGDWIPIDPTLNQLIADATHIKLLHGNIEQWTHLSSYMNQIQLEITYIE is encoded by the coding sequence ATGCTGTGGAAAACAACTCGTCTAATAGTCTATATCGCTATCATCCTGTTCTGGGCAGGCATGATGACCCTGCTTTTTATTCGCGAAGGATACTTTTCAAAATCCTCATGGTCATTCCCCCAAAAACGTTGGGAAGAACCTAAAGAATGGGTTGTCGGTTTATATACAAATGATGATAAAAGAATCGGATTTATCCAAACTTGGACACAACCTGACCAGCTGAGTCCATACGGACCCGCCTTCAAATTAAATCTCCTTTCCCGTTTGGAAACAGTTATCTTCTCAACACCAGTAAAATTATCTATTGATGGTTTCGCATGGTTCAGTGAAAAGAAAGGGTTAGAAAATTTTCAGTTGACTTTTCGTTCTGAAGATATACGAATTATGATTTATGGAGAATACAATGACCAACAATTGAAAGGTAAAATCATCACAGGAAAGGAAGAAATTCCTTACTCAATACCCGTAGGTAAAAATGTCTTATTGGCAGGTGGACCAGCATTACCACTCATGGATACCCCAGTATTAGAACCAGGACAAAGTATCTCCGTTGACGTTTTTGACCCCTTGTCAATGTCTACTCAAAAGGCTATCATCACCTCCCAAGGTAAAGAATTATTACACGTAATAGGAGAGGAAGTTGAGACGTATCGCATGACTGTTACCCTTGGTGGATTAACTTCAACTATATGGGTTACACCTGACCAGGACCTCATTCAGGCACATACACCGTTCGGATTAAAGTTAAAAAAAATTAGCACAACCGAAGCTCTCAATACACGCCCTGAAGATACAGGAAATTTAATCGTAAGCACAGCCATAAAACCTAAAGGGGTAAAACCTTTTAGAGGTGCCAAACAAATGTGGGTAAAGATTGATGGTATTAGTGAAACAAATCCACTCCCAACAAGCCCATATCAGGTACACACACCCCAAGGATATTTTATTAGCCCACCCGTTGAAGTAAAATCTGTTCCGTTAACAGAAAAATTGATTAGGGATATCCCACCAAACACTTTATCTGGTGATGCATTTGTGCAGGTTGAACATCCAAAAATTAAACAACTCGCACAAGAAATTGTTGGAAATGAACAAGACTTATGGATAAAAAGCAAAAAAATCTTCGATTGGGTATACAACAACATCGAGAAAAAAATCACAATAAACATTCCTTCTGCCCTTAGTGTGCTTGAATCAAAACAAGGTGATTGTAATGAACATACCGTTCTCTTTACTGCCCTCGCTCGTGCAGTAGGAATACCCACACGCGTCTGTTTAGGGCTGGTATGGAGCGATGAACTGCAAGCTTTCGGTTATCATGCATGGGCAGAAGTCTTCGTTGGCGATTGGATTCCTATTGACCCCACACTAAATCAGCTAATAGCAGATGCTACCCACATTAAATTGCTCCATGGTAACATCGAACAATGGACGCACCTCTCATCATATATGAATCAAATCCAACTCGAAATTACCTACATTGAATAA
- a CDS encoding prepilin-type N-terminal cleavage/methylation domain-containing protein: MKRNGFTLIELLVVIAIIGILSSILLPALARAREAARRSSCQNNLKQWGLIFKMYANESKGEKFPPIELEIAQKEDIGVWELYMAVGPKVKSIYPEYLTDPSIIICPSDANDTVEKTLKGYTSVPLNLTPDDYHFCYYLGYYQGVAVIDASYIYFGWVFDKMGDNPNDLLQINQLPPEVNIFIQIISQVNLPGEKTVPAQLPLALLQMALNHPQGIVGMQIAEGNGQPSPEQVKDLNMAADGDITGDRLTGFGNGGSNTVYRLREGIERFLITDINNPSATTQAQSTIFIMLDQLGAGGTINLFNHIPGGCNVLYLDGHVEFIHYPTKQP; this comes from the coding sequence ATGAAAAGAAACGGTTTTACACTTATTGAATTATTAGTCGTCATTGCCATCATTGGCATCCTCTCCTCAATATTACTACCTGCATTAGCACGAGCACGCGAGGCGGCGCGTCGTTCCAGTTGCCAAAACAACCTGAAACAATGGGGATTAATCTTCAAAATGTACGCTAACGAATCGAAAGGTGAAAAATTTCCACCTATTGAATTAGAAATCGCTCAAAAAGAAGATATAGGAGTATGGGAACTATACATGGCAGTAGGTCCCAAAGTGAAATCTATCTATCCCGAATATCTGACCGACCCTTCAATTATTATTTGTCCCTCAGATGCAAACGATACAGTCGAAAAAACTCTTAAAGGTTATACTTCTGTGCCATTAAATCTCACACCTGACGATTACCATTTCTGTTATTACCTCGGTTACTACCAGGGCGTCGCAGTCATCGACGCAAGCTATATCTATTTCGGTTGGGTCTTTGATAAAATGGGAGATAATCCTAATGATTTACTACAAATTAATCAACTACCACCAGAAGTAAATATATTTATACAAATTATAAGTCAAGTCAACCTCCCCGGTGAAAAAACAGTGCCTGCTCAACTACCATTAGCCCTGCTACAAATGGCTCTAAACCATCCTCAAGGAATTGTTGGCATGCAAATAGCAGAAGGAAATGGTCAACCCTCTCCTGAACAGGTTAAAGACTTAAACATGGCTGCGGATGGCGATATTACAGGTGACCGCCTTACTGGCTTCGGAAACGGAGGCTCAAATACTGTATATCGTCTTCGCGAAGGTATCGAACGATTTTTGATAACTGACATCAACAATCCATCAGCCACCACTCAGGCACAAAGCACTATCTTCATTATGTTAGACCAATTAGGTGCAGGTGGAACTATTAATCTGTTTAACCATATTCCCGGCGGTTGTAACGTCCTATATCTTGACGGACATGTTGAATTTATCCACTACCCAACAAAACAACC